The Polyodon spathula isolate WHYD16114869_AA chromosome 13, ASM1765450v1, whole genome shotgun sequence genome includes a region encoding these proteins:
- the zgc:110319 gene encoding NFU1 iron-sulfur cluster scaffold homolog, mitochondrial: MAASRRWALLRQIALRLRAELHTGLQSKEKLQCFSLCAKRSIAHPTLLNLPRVNQLSVRHMFIQTQDTPNPSSVKFLPGRLVLEKGTLDFPNASTAECSALARDLFKVEGVKSVFYGPDFITVTKTDDEVAWNDIKPKIFAVITEFFASGNPITTGEPQTESHHSGGDEEDDEIVAMIKELLDTRIRPTVQEDGGDVIFKGFEDGVVKLKLVGSCTGCPSSTVTLKNGIQNMLQFYIPEVDEVEQVQDEVDEINLEVYLDLEKKLKDQ, encoded by the exons ATGGCGGCCTCGAGAAGATGGGCGTTGTTGCGGCAGATTGCTTTAAGGTTACGGGCAGAATTGCACACCGG attACAATCCAAAGAGAAACTGCAGTGCTTTTCATTGTGTGCTAAAAGAAGCATTGCACATCCGACACTGTTAAACCTACCAAGAGTAAATCAGCTTTCAG TCCGACACATGTTTATTCAGACCCAAGACACACCAAATCCAAGCAGTGTCAAGTTTCTCCCTGGTAGACTGGTTCTGGAGAAAGGAACACTTGACTTTCCAAATGCAAGTACAGCAGAATGCTCTGCGTTAGCCAG GGATCTTTTTAAAGTAGAAGGAGTTAAAAGTGTGTTCTATGGACCAGACTTCATCACAGTGACAAAG ACAGATGATGAGGTAGCCTGGAATGATATCAAACCCAAGATATTTGCTGTCATCACTGAGTTTTTTGCAAGTGGAAATCCCATAACTACAGGGGAGCCACAAACTGAAAGTC ACCATTCTGGAGGTGATGAAGAGGATGATGAAATAGTTGCAATGATTAAGGAACTACTGGACACAAGAATTAG GCCAACAGTCCAAGAAGATGGTGGGGATGTGATTTTTAAAGGGTTTGAAGATGGGGTTGTAAAGCTGAAGCTGGTTGGTTCCTGCACTGGGTGTCCAAGTTCCACGGTTACTCTGAAAAACGGAATCCAGAATATGCTGCAGTTCTATATTCCAGAAGTAGATGAGGTTGAGCAG gtGCAAGATGAGGTGGATGAAATTAACTTGGAAGTGTATTTAGatcttgaaaaaaaactaaaggacCAGTAG